One Actinomycetes bacterium genomic region harbors:
- a CDS encoding ABC transporter, translated as MVTGAESGALLVALEGLDRQVAGLRLPVEAPDAERGRTLQREIADQLDDYVLPRLRRLDAPLLAVVGGPTGAGKSTLVNSLVGVRVSPAGVLRPTTRSAVLAHNPADGTWFDDNRILPGLRRVGATTDTDDPTALRLAPSDRIPAGLAVLDAPDIDSVVTSNRELATQLLAAADMWVFVTTAARYADAVPWEFLRAAVTRGTAVAVVLDRVPPDAVDEVRSHLASMLTEQGLGGAPLFVVSETATFDALLPDESVEPIRAWLHGLASDASLRAAVVRHTLDGAVRSLGARVFELAAAADAQAETVTRLGRAVDTAYDEAVADVDEASSDGSLLRGEVLARWQEFVGTGELMRSLEEKVGRVRDRVTAAVQGKPAPGTELAEALESGVEALVRSAADEAAEQVATVWAADPAGRVLLGDDPSLRRASADLRDRTERAVREWQGYVLELVRSQGQGKRRTARYLAFGVNGLGLMVMIVVFAHTGGLVAGEIAVAGGASALSQKILEAVMGDQAVRSLAESARADLHRRVEELLADERRRFADRLAGVAVDETAGAALRAAVQVVEEVR; from the coding sequence ATGGTCACCGGCGCGGAGAGCGGCGCGCTGCTGGTCGCCCTCGAGGGGCTGGACCGGCAGGTCGCCGGCCTGCGCCTGCCCGTCGAGGCACCGGACGCCGAGCGTGGCCGCACCCTGCAGCGCGAGATCGCCGACCAGCTCGACGACTACGTGCTGCCGCGGCTGCGCCGGCTGGACGCCCCGCTGCTGGCCGTGGTCGGCGGCCCGACCGGCGCGGGCAAGTCGACGCTGGTCAACTCGTTGGTGGGGGTCCGGGTCAGCCCGGCCGGCGTACTGCGGCCGACGACCCGGTCGGCCGTGCTGGCCCACAATCCGGCCGACGGCACATGGTTCGACGACAACCGGATCCTCCCCGGGCTGCGCCGGGTCGGCGCCACCACCGACACCGACGACCCCACGGCGCTCCGGCTCGCCCCGAGCGACCGCATCCCGGCGGGCCTCGCGGTGCTCGACGCCCCCGACATCGACTCAGTGGTGACCAGCAACCGCGAGCTGGCGACCCAGCTCCTCGCGGCGGCGGACATGTGGGTGTTCGTCACGACCGCCGCGCGCTACGCCGACGCCGTGCCGTGGGAGTTCCTGCGGGCGGCCGTGACCCGCGGCACCGCGGTGGCCGTGGTCCTCGACCGGGTCCCGCCGGACGCCGTCGACGAGGTGCGGTCCCACCTCGCGTCCATGCTGACCGAGCAGGGCCTCGGCGGCGCGCCGCTGTTCGTCGTCTCCGAGACGGCGACCTTCGACGCACTGCTGCCCGACGAGTCCGTCGAGCCGATCCGGGCGTGGCTGCACGGCCTGGCCTCCGACGCGTCGCTGCGGGCGGCGGTCGTGCGCCACACGCTCGACGGCGCCGTACGGTCCCTCGGGGCGCGGGTCTTCGAGCTGGCGGCCGCTGCCGACGCACAGGCCGAGACGGTGACCAGACTGGGGCGGGCTGTCGACACGGCCTACGACGAAGCCGTGGCCGACGTCGACGAGGCGAGCAGCGACGGCTCGCTGCTGCGCGGCGAGGTGCTCGCGCGCTGGCAGGAGTTCGTCGGCACCGGTGAGCTGATGCGCTCGCTCGAGGAGAAGGTCGGACGGGTCCGTGACCGGGTGACCGCGGCGGTGCAGGGCAAGCCGGCCCCCGGCACCGAGCTCGCCGAGGCGCTGGAGTCCGGCGTCGAGGCGCTGGTCCGCTCCGCCGCCGACGAGGCTGCCGAGCAGGTGGCCACGGTGTGGGCGGCCGACCCGGCCGGCCGCGTGCTGCTCGGCGACGACCCGTCCCTCCGCCGGGCGTCGGCCGACCTGCGCGATCGCACCGAGCGCGCCGTACGCGAGTGGCAGGGCTACGTGCTCGAGCTTGTGCGCAGCCAGGGCCAGGGCAAGCGGCGCACCGCGCGCTACCTGGCGTTCGGCGTCAACGGTCTCGGGCTGATGGTGATGATCGTGGTGTTCGCGCACACCGGGGGCCTGGTCGCCGGCGAGATCGCGGTGGCCGGTGGCGCGTCGGCACTGAGCCAGAAGATCCTCGAGGCGGTCATGGGCGACCAGGCGGTCCGCTCGCTCGCCGAGTCCGCCCGCGCCGACCTGCACCGCCGGGTCGAGGAGCTGCTCGCGGACGAGCGCCGGCGGTTCGCGGACCGGCTCGCCGGGGTGGCCGTCGACGAGACCGCGGGCGCCGCGCTGCGGGCCGCCGTGCAGGTCGTCGAGGAGGTCCGGTGA
- a CDS encoding YfjP family GTPase, translating into MSPRLRGRHRRTDLPAMLAALDEAVEVLDGRADPKVLKRALAVGSRAGERLRLSGEHTVVALAGSTGSGKSSLFNALAGEDLSPVGVRRPTTSKAHACVWGAEGATTLVQWLGVPRRQTAWRHGTGDAWGRDSGSRPTADDQLDGLVLLDLPDHDSTVLEHRLEVDRLVELVDLLVWVVDPQKYADQALHEHYLRRLAGHSAVTVVVLNQVDTVNPFAAAECAEDLRRLLDADGLRRSPVLTTSVRTGAGLGELRALLVDAVARRRARNDRLVADIEDVVERLAPAVGADEAPGVGDGDRRRLVEALAGSAGVPVIGRAVEESWRLRAAGSLGWPPTRWVRRLRPDPLRRLHLSAGERREVRHMVRSSVPEPTPVQRAQVDTALRQVCDTAAARLPAPWQRSVRQAAHGRSGDVRDALDRAVVGTDLGTDRTPVWWRLASGAQWLLVLAAVVGAGWLLLLGVGSYLRLPDPPTPDVGGFAVPTLLLLGGVALGLLLALVGRAVANGSAVVRRKRAESRLRSAIEKVADELMLAPLELELARHHRARDALERARTG; encoded by the coding sequence GTGAGCCCGCGGCTGCGCGGCCGGCACCGGCGCACCGACCTGCCCGCGATGCTGGCCGCCCTCGACGAGGCGGTCGAGGTGCTGGACGGCCGGGCCGACCCCAAGGTGCTCAAGCGGGCGCTGGCCGTGGGCAGCCGGGCGGGGGAGCGGCTGCGGCTGTCCGGCGAGCACACCGTCGTGGCGCTGGCCGGGTCGACCGGCAGCGGCAAGTCGTCGCTGTTCAACGCCCTGGCGGGCGAGGACCTGTCGCCGGTCGGGGTGCGCCGGCCGACGACCTCGAAGGCGCACGCGTGCGTGTGGGGAGCCGAGGGGGCCACCACGCTGGTGCAGTGGCTCGGCGTCCCCCGTCGGCAGACCGCCTGGCGGCACGGCACCGGCGACGCGTGGGGCCGCGACTCGGGGTCCCGCCCCACCGCGGACGACCAGCTCGACGGGCTGGTGCTGCTCGACCTGCCCGACCACGACTCCACCGTGCTCGAGCACCGGCTCGAGGTCGACCGGCTGGTCGAGCTCGTCGACCTGCTCGTGTGGGTGGTCGACCCGCAGAAGTACGCCGACCAGGCGCTGCACGAGCACTACCTGCGGCGCCTCGCTGGGCACTCCGCGGTCACGGTCGTCGTGCTCAACCAGGTCGACACGGTCAACCCCTTCGCCGCAGCCGAGTGCGCCGAGGACCTGCGGCGGCTGCTCGACGCCGACGGCCTGCGCCGCTCACCGGTGCTCACGACATCGGTGCGCACCGGCGCCGGCCTGGGCGAGCTGCGGGCGCTGCTGGTCGACGCCGTGGCCCGCAGGCGCGCACGCAACGACCGTCTGGTCGCCGACATCGAGGACGTCGTCGAGCGCCTTGCGCCGGCGGTGGGCGCGGACGAGGCGCCGGGTGTCGGCGACGGCGACCGGCGCCGGCTGGTCGAGGCGCTCGCCGGCTCGGCGGGCGTGCCGGTCATCGGGCGGGCGGTGGAGGAGTCGTGGCGGCTGCGGGCCGCCGGGTCGCTGGGCTGGCCGCCGACCCGGTGGGTGCGCAGGCTGCGACCGGACCCGCTGCGTCGGCTGCACCTCTCGGCGGGCGAGCGGCGCGAGGTGCGCCACATGGTGCGCTCGTCGGTCCCGGAGCCGACGCCGGTGCAGCGCGCCCAGGTCGACACCGCGCTGCGCCAGGTCTGCGACACCGCCGCCGCGAGGCTGCCTGCTCCGTGGCAGCGGTCGGTGCGCCAGGCGGCGCACGGGCGGTCCGGGGACGTGCGGGACGCGCTCGACCGGGCGGTCGTCGGCACCGACCTCGGGACCGACCGCACACCCGTGTGGTGGCGGCTGGCCAGCGGGGCGCAGTGGCTGCTCGTCCTGGCCGCGGTGGTCGGCGCCGGGTGGCTGCTGCTGCTCGGCGTCGGCTCCTACCTCCGCCTCCCGGACCCGCCGACGCCCGATGTCGGCGGCTTCGCCGTGCCGACCCTCCTCCTCCTGGGCGGTGTCGCCCTGGGGCTGCTGCTCGCGCTGGTCGGGCGGGCCGTCGCGAACGGCAGTGCCGTGGTGCGCCGCAAGCGGGCCGAGTCGCGGCTGCGGTCGGCGATCGAGAAGGTGGCCGACGAGCTGATGCTCGCGCCGTTGGAGTTGGAGCTGGCCCGCCACCACCGCGCCCGGGACGCGCTGGAGCGGGCAAGGACCGGCTAG